The Pungitius pungitius chromosome 10, fPunPun2.1, whole genome shotgun sequence DNA window TCGGCCTCacacctgagaagaaaaaaggttcaTAAGTGAATGATCGCCCTCCACAGTGCAATCAACGCGGTTAATGGGGGGGGTCGGGTTGGTTTTTAACAAAGAATGGACGCAATcagcttcttttcatttttctttttcaaaaagagGCAAACATGGCTGCATTAACCCTGTGAGAAAAGGGCTTGAATGTTAAACGGTACCTTCTGGTCCTGTTGTGGTACAGGATGTTCATTTCAAATCCTTTGCTTCTTTGGGCCATTTTGTAACCAATCTCTCCCATTCCAACGATGCCCAAAGTCGACCCTGTGACTTCAACTCCCATGAGACTTTGTGGCAGGTTGGTAGTCTTTGGGTCAACAGCAATTTGATGACCTACAACGGAAAAACAGTCTATATTTAAAACACTTCTCTACATCACTACTACATACTACTATAAATTaagtaatataaatataaaaaataagatcAGACAGCTTTAACATCACTAAAGTTTTTAGTAACAGTACATAGAAGCCCTGGTATGAATATAACCACAAAGAGCTTAAGACAGGTAACTCGCTTCAGGTCTCAGGTCCAATCTCACCTTTGAGGACCTTTCGAGCCGACGCCAGGAGCAGCGCCATGGCGAGGTCCGCGCTGGCGTTGCTGACGACGCCGGGCGTGTTGGCCACCTTCACCCCGAGGCTGTTGATGAAGGGCACGTCCAGGTGGTCAACGCCCACTCCTCCGCTGGCGATCACTTTGAGGGCGGGGAGAAGTCGGAGGAGCGAGGGCTCGGCCGCGGGGACGTACTTCCAGATGAACAGGACCTGGATCTTGGGGCCGTGGAGCGCCGGGTTTCGCAGGAGCTCAGCGTGGCTCACGAGCTGGAAGTGTTGCTTCAGGATGTCGGACAGCTCTTCGCGGTAACCGAACTCGCCGCCCAGCTCCGAGACCAATGCCCACGTTTTCTGCTCCCCCATCCCCTGGTCGGAGTGTCGACCAAAGAGAGTCACTCACCGTTAACTCGTCTGGAATTGACTgttatttaattaatataaaacatgctaatgctaatgctaaagcAAATTGGGAAAGTACCGTGTCTTTTTTACCCGAGTCAGTTCCCCAAAGTAGACTCTCTGCTTTTAAATCCGAGCTTGAACCCTCTGGTTTGCCTTTTCTCTAAAAACCTTTGACCGGCGCCGTGTTGTCATTCACAAGTTGTAGATTAAACGGGGTCGACTAATGTGGAAAACCGCAGAAAGGGCAACCTTCAGCCCGCAGCATAAAgaggcgggagggggagggatgtTGTGCTCGGTTTATTATTCTCAAATAATGTATGACAGGTGTTGAAACCTGGAAGGCTACCTGCATCGTACCTCTCCAGCTAACTGGTGGTTGAAGGTTTGCTCGTCTTCACCACTCCATTTTTGCAATTGTTAATTTGTTGGTATTATACATGTTTGG harbors:
- the LOC119228945 gene encoding glyoxylate/hydroxypyruvate reductase B-like — its product is MGEQKTWALVSELGGEFGYREELSDILKQHFQLVSHAELLRNPALHGPKIQVLFIWKYVPAAEPSLLRLLPALKVIASGGVGVDHLDVPFINSLGVKVANTPGVVSNASADLAMALLLASARKVLKGHQIAVDPKTTNLPQSLMGVEVTGSTLGIVGMGEIGYKMAQRSKGFEMNILYHNRTRRCEADERAVGASYCRRLDDLLRRSDFVAIAVKLTPDTTGLIGHAELSLMKPTATLVNISRGQVVDQDALVEALRSGGIRAAALDVTHPEPLPRDHPLLGLPNVLITPHIGINTHATARGIVQRMVANAVAAVAGRPLPDEVKLQ